The bacterium genome contains a region encoding:
- the rplT gene encoding 50S ribosomal protein L20 — MPRVKRGTMTHKRHAKILKQASGYWGAKSRLFKTAKEQVMKSGNYAFRDRRAKKRDFRRLWITRISAACRMNGMPYGRFIEALNKAEINLDRKVLAEMAVVDAQGFASLVERAKTQLASA, encoded by the coding sequence ATGCCACGGGTGAAACGCGGCACTATGACGCATAAGCGTCATGCTAAGATACTAAAGCAAGCAAGCGGATATTGGGGTGCAAAGAGCCGACTGTTCAAGACCGCCAAAGAGCAGGTCATGAAGTCGGGCAACTATGCATTCCGCGATAGAAGAGCCAAGAAGCGCGATTTCCGCAGGTTGTGGATCACGCGCATCAGCGCCGCATGCCGCATGAACGGGATGCCTTACGGCAGGTTTATCGAGGCCTTGAACAAGGCCGAAATAAATCTGGATCGCAAGGTTCTTGCAGAGATGGCGGTTGTAGACGCACAGGGTTTTGCTTCTCTTGTCGAGAGGGCCAAGACCCAGTTGGCGAGCGCTTAA
- the infC gene encoding translation initiation factor IF-3 yields MHALDRQRLLRGDVVIQKDLRVNERIRAREVRLIDENGAQVGVIGFREALAYARERGLDLIEVAGNAAPPVCRVMDYGKFRYEQGKRERDAQKKQKMTELKGIRMRPGTDEHDFMFKLRNAIKFLKAGHKVKITVIFRSREFTHPEFARDSLNRMAEIVKEEGAGTVERPALMEGRTMTMVLAPIVETPIK; encoded by the coding sequence ATGCATGCGCTCGACCGGCAGAGACTCTTACGGGGTGATGTAGTTATACAAAAGGACCTCAGGGTAAATGAACGCATTCGTGCGCGGGAAGTAAGGCTCATCGACGAGAACGGCGCTCAGGTCGGTGTAATAGGTTTTCGCGAGGCTCTGGCTTATGCCAGAGAGCGCGGCCTGGATCTCATCGAGGTTGCCGGTAATGCGGCTCCGCCCGTATGTCGGGTAATGGACTACGGCAAGTTTCGATATGAGCAGGGCAAGCGCGAGCGGGACGCCCAGAAGAAACAGAAGATGACTGAGCTCAAGGGCATTCGCATGCGACCGGGTACGGACGAGCATGACTTTATGTTCAAGCTCAGAAATGCCATTAAGTTTCTCAAGGCCGGGCACAAGGTGAAGATCACGGTAATCTTCCGCAGTCGGGAGTTTACTCATCCCGAGTTCGCGCGGGATTCTCTGAACCGTATGGCCGAGATCGTCAAGGAAGAGGGCGCAGGTACTGTCGAGAGGCCGGCCCTGATGGAGGGCAGGACTATGACGATGGTTCTTGCTCCGATTGTCGAGACGCCGATAAAATAG
- a CDS encoding glycoside hydrolase family 3 C-terminal domain-containing protein, translating into MAKSSEKRADELLAQMTLDEKIDYIGGTGFSVRAVERLGIPEIIMSDGPMGCRCYGKTTAYPAGIALAATWNTSFARRIGECLGKDCRSRGVHILLAPGVNIYRSPKCGRNFEYMGEDPYLSSTMVVPLIEGIQSQEVLATIKHFVCNNQEWDRHNISSEVDERTLREIYMPAFKAAIQKAKSRCLMNSYNLLNGTHCSEDDWLLNKVLRDEWGFDGFVMSDWESVYDAVNPANHGLDLEMPVGKFMNKENLMPAIQDGRVKESTIDEKVRRMLRIFIAAGFFDRPQLDESIAKDNPDCAKAALEVARESIVLLKNEDDVLPLDRNKVKSVAVVGPNAHPAVYCAGGSAFTDTFHSTSILDGIRGIVGNSVDVPRPQYLGFACPFKMEVFDNRDLDGTPTKVTQASDISFDWCQNPPEGTSGLYNYSVRWTGKIRPPLAAKYTFNTKSDDGVRVYVDDKLIIDDWKTHEPRSSQASLDLEERDYDIRVEYFQAEGGAQVSFGWKRALDVTGLADSLKDVDAIVYCAGFSRETEGEGYDRPFELPQEQIDEICVLSKSHPKVIVVLNTGGGVAWAGWLEHVPAVIEAWYPGQEVGRVVAEVIFGDVNPSGKLPATYEKREQDNPTAPYYNVNDDGKTPYTEGIFVGYRGYDKNEVEPQFCFGHGLSYTTFEFGDLKIAEKGSGYSRTIEITCSVKNTGSLTGAEVAQLYVGDVECSVPRPIRELKGFNKLVLEPGETKTASFTLSKDDLAYYDVGSKSWVVEPGNFNVYVGSSSRNLPLEGSFVW; encoded by the coding sequence ATGGCCAAAAGTTCTGAAAAGCGCGCAGATGAGCTGCTTGCTCAGATGACACTCGATGAAAAGATAGACTATATTGGTGGGACGGGCTTCTCTGTAAGAGCCGTTGAAAGGCTCGGCATTCCCGAGATTATTATGTCCGATGGCCCTATGGGCTGCCGATGCTATGGCAAGACCACCGCATATCCGGCAGGCATTGCTCTTGCGGCCACGTGGAACACGAGCTTCGCCCGCAGAATAGGCGAATGTTTGGGCAAAGACTGCCGTTCTCGCGGCGTACACATCCTGCTTGCCCCCGGCGTAAATATATACCGTTCGCCCAAATGCGGCAGAAATTTCGAGTATATGGGCGAAGACCCATATCTGTCCTCCACGATGGTCGTGCCGCTTATCGAGGGCATCCAGTCGCAGGAAGTACTGGCGACGATCAAGCACTTCGTCTGCAACAACCAGGAGTGGGACCGCCACAACATCAGCTCAGAAGTCGATGAGCGCACCCTTCGCGAGATATATATGCCCGCATTCAAAGCAGCGATCCAGAAGGCCAAATCTAGGTGCCTTATGAACTCGTATAACCTGCTCAACGGCACCCACTGCTCCGAAGACGACTGGCTGCTCAACAAGGTTTTGAGAGACGAGTGGGGCTTCGACGGCTTCGTTATGTCGGACTGGGAATCAGTATATGACGCCGTAAACCCGGCCAACCATGGTCTGGACCTGGAGATGCCCGTCGGCAAGTTCATGAACAAAGAGAACCTAATGCCTGCGATCCAGGACGGCAGGGTCAAGGAATCGACAATAGATGAGAAGGTGCGCAGGATGCTGCGTATATTTATCGCCGCCGGTTTCTTTGATCGACCACAACTCGACGAGTCCATTGCCAAGGACAATCCCGATTGTGCAAAAGCAGCTCTTGAAGTCGCGCGCGAGTCCATTGTATTGCTCAAGAACGAGGATGATGTTCTGCCGCTTGATCGAAACAAAGTCAAGTCGGTGGCCGTGGTGGGTCCGAATGCGCATCCTGCAGTCTATTGTGCGGGCGGCAGCGCATTCACCGATACATTCCACTCTACCAGCATCCTCGACGGCATTCGAGGCATCGTCGGCAATTCCGTCGATGTGCCCCGTCCTCAATATCTCGGCTTTGCATGTCCGTTCAAGATGGAAGTGTTCGACAATCGAGATCTGGATGGAACTCCGACAAAAGTCACCCAGGCAAGCGACATCAGTTTCGATTGGTGTCAAAATCCTCCCGAGGGCACGAGTGGGCTGTACAACTATTCAGTGCGATGGACAGGCAAAATACGGCCTCCGCTTGCGGCCAAATACACGTTCAATACGAAGTCGGACGATGGAGTGCGGGTGTATGTCGATGACAAACTCATAATCGACGATTGGAAAACGCACGAACCTCGTTCGTCGCAGGCTTCGCTTGATCTGGAGGAGCGCGATTACGATATTCGCGTCGAGTATTTCCAGGCCGAGGGAGGCGCTCAAGTCTCGTTTGGTTGGAAGCGTGCGCTGGATGTGACAGGTTTGGCCGACAGTCTCAAGGACGTAGATGCAATAGTTTATTGCGCAGGTTTCAGCCGGGAAACCGAGGGCGAGGGATACGACAGACCCTTCGAGCTTCCACAAGAGCAAATTGATGAGATTTGCGTATTGTCCAAGTCACATCCAAAAGTAATAGTCGTTCTCAACACGGGCGGCGGTGTGGCATGGGCTGGCTGGCTGGAGCATGTCCCGGCGGTCATCGAGGCGTGGTATCCCGGCCAGGAGGTCGGCAGGGTAGTCGCGGAGGTCATATTCGGCGATGTGAATCCGTCCGGCAAACTTCCCGCCACCTATGAAAAGCGCGAGCAGGACAACCCGACTGCTCCATATTACAACGTTAATGACGACGGCAAGACTCCATACACCGAGGGAATATTTGTCGGCTACAGGGGATATGATAAGAACGAAGTGGAGCCGCAGTTCTGCTTTGGTCATGGCCTTTCCTATACGACATTTGAGTTTGGCGATCTGAAGATTGCCGAAAAGGGCAGCGGCTATTCAAGGACAATCGAGATCACGTGCTCCGTCAAAAATACAGGCAGCCTAACAGGGGCTGAAGTTGCTCAACTCTATGTAGGCGATGTAGAGTGCAGTGTTCCCCGTCCGATACGCGAACTCAAGGGTTTTAATAAGCTTGTGCTCGAGCCTGGCGAAACGAAGACAGCGAGCTTTACGCTCAGCAAAGACGACCTTGCATATTACGACGTCGGTAGCAAGTCATGGGTTGTCGAACCTGGCAACTTCAATGTGTATGTCGGTTCGTCATCCAGGAATTTGCCGCTGGAAGGCTCGTTTGTTTGGTAA
- the rpmI gene encoding 50S ribosomal protein L35 — translation MPKIKTRKTAAKRFEVTANGKIRRGNTGMNHLKMKKSSSAKRRLSMKSEVTTGEKRVIRRLIPGL, via the coding sequence GTGCCTAAGATCAAGACAAGAAAAACGGCGGCGAAGCGGTTTGAAGTGACCGCAAATGGTAAGATTCGCCGAGGCAACACCGGTATGAACCACTTGAAGATGAAAAAGTCTTCGAGTGCCAAGCGGCGCCTTTCTATGAAGAGTGAAGTGACCACAGGTGAGAAGCGCGTAATCAGACGTCTCATCCCTGGTCTATAA